In Flavivirga abyssicola, the following are encoded in one genomic region:
- the dgoD gene encoding galactonate dehydratase, whose translation MNDLKIVKIELFKVPPRWLFLKITTQSGIVGWGEPVVEGKADSVAACVKELEKFVIGRNANEIEDIWQVLYRGGFYRGGAILMSAISGIDQALWDIKGKHLNVPVYELLGGAVRDRMKMYCWIGGDNPDVVLEQAHEKVKAGFKAVKMNCTGAMDWVSSIKDVKTVANNIKLLREEFGYDLDIGLDFHGRIHKPMVKRLIDELVPYEPMFIEEPVLTENNDALKHIYGYTSIPIATGERMFSRWDFKDILHQGVVDIIQPDLSHAGGISEVRRIAAMAEAYDITLAPHCPLGPVALASCLHVDFVSANAIIQESSIGIHYNQGYDILDYMTNPELFDIKDGYIELFKKPGLGVDIDEDKLKEAQKVGHDWSNPIWRRKDGSFAEW comes from the coding sequence ATGAACGATTTAAAAATTGTTAAGATTGAATTATTCAAAGTACCACCGCGTTGGTTATTTCTTAAGATAACTACCCAGTCAGGTATTGTAGGTTGGGGAGAACCTGTTGTTGAAGGAAAAGCAGATTCAGTAGCTGCTTGTGTAAAAGAGTTAGAAAAATTTGTAATTGGTCGTAATGCAAATGAAATAGAAGATATATGGCAGGTTTTATACCGTGGTGGATTTTATAGAGGCGGCGCAATTTTAATGAGTGCTATTTCAGGAATCGATCAAGCTTTATGGGATATAAAAGGAAAACATTTAAATGTACCTGTTTATGAACTTTTAGGTGGGGCAGTTCGTGATAGAATGAAAATGTATTGTTGGATTGGTGGAGATAACCCGGATGTAGTCTTAGAACAAGCACATGAAAAGGTGAAAGCTGGTTTTAAAGCTGTAAAAATGAATTGCACAGGGGCCATGGATTGGGTGTCTTCTATAAAAGACGTTAAAACGGTAGCTAATAATATAAAACTATTAAGAGAGGAGTTTGGGTACGATTTAGATATAGGGTTAGATTTTCATGGGAGAATCCATAAACCCATGGTAAAGCGATTGATAGATGAACTGGTTCCATATGAACCGATGTTTATTGAAGAGCCAGTTTTAACAGAAAATAATGATGCTTTAAAACATATATATGGCTATACTAGCATACCTATAGCTACAGGTGAACGTATGTTTTCAAGATGGGATTTCAAGGACATATTACACCAAGGTGTTGTAGATATTATTCAACCAGATTTAAGTCATGCGGGTGGTATTTCGGAAGTAAGACGTATTGCTGCTATGGCAGAAGCTTATGATATTACTTTGGCACCTCATTGCCCTCTTGGTCCAGTTGCTTTGGCATCTTGCTTACATGTAGACTTTGTATCTGCAAATGCAATCATTCAAGAAAGTAGTATAGGTATACACTATAATCAAGGTTATGATATCTTAGATTACATGACTAACCCAGAGCTATTTGATATTAAAGATGGTTATATAGAACTGTTTAAAAAACCAGGTTTGGGTGTAGATATAGATGAAGATAAGTTAAAAGAAGCACAAAAAGTGGGACACGATTGGTCTAATCCGATTTGGAGACGCAAAGATGGAAGTTTTGCCGAATGGTAA
- a CDS encoding T9SS type B sorting domain-containing protein, translating to MKNFTIKTNLTTIVIFLFFAGQIKAQIVNPPSTEFTNACASPSFNTYNVKFSFESTLINASNQFVLELSDENGSFSSPEILFTSAAGAITTSPATINFSVPTTIAGEAYKVRVKSTSPASTSSGSNSFAAYYKFQDTPFTINNLNETGVYCAGGSYLLTIDNPGTGDNDSPLQYPSLTFNWFKETSPTTSVFVDSGASLAVSEPGTYFVETNYGSCSSNSFSNRVTVSQASSGGSTSISSSFGNPYCSSLGATTLSTVSGGVSYQWFKDGNEIADATSDTYITDQSGLYEVNVSLGACSTSGSINLDANQFTSSIDVEETPAVNLMPASGTLTITLTDTATNPEYEWYLNDVLIPGATGNSFEASQIGDYKAVIKQTVGCVSSKEFLFVIQETFPDVENIPNLISPNGDGVNDTWVIPKAYITGTNAEIILISSQGEIVFQTNDYQNNWPQTELDFKDVNPVYYYIITTEDQKTKKGSITVIK from the coding sequence ATGAAGAACTTTACTATTAAAACTAATCTTACTACCATTGTTATTTTTCTGTTTTTTGCGGGTCAAATCAAGGCGCAAATTGTAAACCCTCCTAGCACAGAATTTACAAATGCTTGTGCGAGTCCTTCCTTTAACACTTATAATGTAAAGTTTTCATTTGAATCTACATTAATAAATGCCTCTAATCAATTTGTATTGGAGCTTTCTGATGAAAATGGGAGTTTTTCAAGCCCAGAAATACTTTTCACATCTGCTGCTGGAGCAATTACAACGTCGCCAGCTACGATTAATTTTTCTGTACCAACTACAATTGCAGGAGAAGCATATAAAGTACGAGTAAAAAGTACTTCACCGGCATCAACAAGTAGCGGTTCTAATTCTTTTGCTGCATATTATAAATTTCAAGACACACCTTTTACTATTAATAACTTAAATGAGACAGGTGTTTACTGTGCCGGAGGAAGCTATTTACTTACTATAGATAATCCGGGAACAGGAGACAACGATTCGCCATTACAATATCCTTCATTAACATTTAATTGGTTTAAAGAAACAAGCCCAACTACATCCGTTTTTGTAGATTCTGGGGCTAGTTTAGCTGTTAGTGAACCAGGAACCTATTTTGTTGAAACAAATTATGGGTCCTGTTCTTCAAATTCGTTTTCAAATAGAGTAACCGTTAGTCAAGCCTCATCTGGAGGCTCTACTAGTATAAGTTCTAGTTTTGGTAATCCATATTGTTCTAGTTTAGGGGCAACAACTTTAAGTACTGTTTCTGGTGGTGTTAGCTATCAGTGGTTTAAAGATGGTAATGAGATTGCAGATGCTACAAGTGATACATATATAACAGACCAATCTGGATTATACGAGGTAAATGTTTCATTAGGAGCATGTTCAACTAGTGGATCCATTAATTTAGATGCCAATCAATTTACAAGTAGTATTGATGTTGAGGAGACACCAGCTGTTAATTTAATGCCAGCAAGTGGGACTTTAACAATTACTTTAACAGATACAGCAACTAATCCAGAATATGAATGGTATTTAAACGACGTATTAATTCCAGGAGCTACTGGCAATAGTTTTGAAGCATCGCAGATAGGTGACTATAAGGCTGTTATAAAACAAACGGTAGGTTGTGTATCATCAAAAGAATTTCTTTTTGTAATACAAGAAACCTTTCCCGATGTTGAAAATATCCCCAATTTAATAAGCCCTAATGGAGACGGTGTAAATGATACTTGGGTAATTCCCAAAGCGTATATAACAGGAACAAATGCAGAAATTATATTAATTAGCTCGCAAGGAGAAATTGTATTTCAAACCAATGATTATCAGAATAATTGGCCACAAACAGAATTAGATTTTAAAGATGTAAACCCAGTTTACTATTATATAATAACTACCGAGGATCAAAAAACAAAAAAGGGTTCAATTACGGTTATAAAATAG
- a CDS encoding PorP/SprF family type IX secretion system membrane protein — protein sequence MKKYLIHIVLFLCFTQQFHAQEDGVVSFAIPVRNSLKFNRHIINPTFSFVREQNKYISFNNRRQWVQFDDAPQTYLFGYSGRFREDIGVGVSLFQQNYGVLTTFGGLLNFAYNVVLNRDSNLTFGLNLGFYRSGLNEGKVVTNFPDSSLDNIPSNSLLTINPGINYGTDFLDFGIAINNAVLYNLNASKMVEDDPEQSVQAHVMYTGYANTRGFFDESKFSGLIKSEFKKDNTVISGIAMLTVPKGIWAQAGYNTLYGLFGGIGFNISTQISIEYNYEKAMGDLVDFGSSHDITLAYKFKNRYRYRYSGDEEEGSVIIPDKKSRRYIAKRRAPSKPKVSAQDRAAARAKAKADAEARVAAAEARAKERAEAAERAKAEAEAKAGEEARLKREAEAAAAKAKADEEARLKREAEAAAAKAKADEEARLKREAEAAAAKAKADEEARLKREAEAAAAKAKADEEARLKREAEAAAAKAKADEAARLKREAEAAVAKAKADEEARLKREAEAAVAKAKADEEARLKREAEAAAAKAKADEEARLKREAEAAAAKDKADEEARLKREAEAAAAKAKADEEARLKREAEAAAAKAKADEEARLKREAEAAAAKAKADEEARLKREAEAAAAKAKADEEARLKREAEAAAAKAKADEEARLKREAEAAAAKAKADEEARLKREAEAAAAKAKADEEARLKREAEAAAAKAKADEEARLKREAEAAAAKAKADEEARLKQEAEAAAAKAKAEEEAKAAAPTPVDDITKSMNDLLTKLDETVASRDKDLKDLKEENDLGEKGIFTAPKPFKSITAENAALESLKSELDGVINTRNEKITELEKSYRGSINPADLKMLERLKLEQAQALKSRENLMGTLEKIKVATEIERKRRIKRAAYDNADDRYSKDMATLNRIKQNTPVSSVPLKEEDFDFGEKQSGNIRIVKDVKNVESGYYLVIAVHDNVDKRDEFVKKTVSAGQSNVNFFYDENTSKYFIYYEQYSSVEQATRALQSKGDKPYNGEMSMVKIEN from the coding sequence ATGAAGAAGTATTTAATACATATCGTTTTATTTTTATGTTTTACGCAACAATTCCATGCTCAAGAAGATGGGGTTGTTTCGTTTGCAATACCTGTTAGAAATTCTTTAAAATTTAATAGACATATTATTAACCCGACCTTTAGTTTTGTAAGAGAACAAAATAAATATATTAGTTTTAACAATAGAAGACAATGGGTTCAATTCGATGATGCCCCACAAACATATTTATTTGGATATTCTGGTAGGTTTAGAGAAGACATAGGAGTTGGCGTTAGTTTATTTCAACAAAATTATGGCGTATTAACAACTTTTGGAGGGCTTTTAAACTTTGCCTATAATGTCGTTTTAAATAGAGATAGTAATCTAACTTTTGGTCTAAATTTAGGATTTTACAGAAGTGGTTTAAACGAAGGTAAAGTCGTAACAAATTTCCCAGATTCATCATTGGATAATATCCCTTCAAACTCCCTACTAACCATAAACCCTGGAATAAATTATGGTACAGACTTTCTTGATTTTGGAATCGCAATAAACAATGCTGTTTTGTATAATCTTAATGCATCTAAAATGGTTGAAGATGATCCAGAACAAAGTGTACAAGCTCATGTTATGTACACTGGTTATGCAAATACCCGTGGTTTTTTTGATGAAAGTAAATTTTCTGGACTAATCAAGTCAGAATTCAAAAAAGACAATACAGTCATTTCAGGAATAGCCATGCTAACAGTACCCAAAGGTATTTGGGCGCAAGCAGGGTATAATACTTTGTACGGGTTATTTGGTGGTATAGGTTTTAATATAAGTACTCAGATTTCTATAGAGTATAATTATGAAAAAGCGATGGGAGACCTAGTAGATTTTGGTAGTTCCCATGATATTACTTTAGCTTATAAATTCAAAAACAGATACAGATATAGATATAGTGGTGATGAAGAAGAAGGTTCTGTTATTATTCCAGACAAAAAATCGAGACGTTATATCGCTAAGCGAAGAGCGCCTTCTAAACCAAAAGTATCAGCTCAAGATAGAGCAGCTGCAAGAGCTAAAGCTAAGGCGGATGCTGAAGCCAGAGTAGCAGCAGCGGAAGCAAGAGCAAAAGAAAGAGCAGAAGCAGCAGAAAGAGCTAAAGCTGAAGCTGAAGCCAAAGCAGGAGAAGAAGCTAGACTAAAACGAGAGGCTGAAGCGGCAGCGGCCAAGGCCAAAGCAGACGAAGAAGCTAGACTAAAACGAGAGGCTGAAGCGGCAGCGGCCAAGGCCAAAGCAGACGAAGAAGCTAGACTGAAACGAGAAGCAGAAGCGGCAGCGGCCAAGGCGAAAGCGGACGAAGAAGCTAGACTGAAACGTGAGGCAGAAGCGGCAGCGGCCAAAGCAAAAGCAGACGAAGAGGCTAGGCTTAAACGTGAGGCAGAAGCGGCAGCGGCCAAGGCGAAAGCGGACGAAGCGGCTAGGCTTAAACGAGAAGCAGAAGCGGCAGTGGCCAAAGCCAAAGCGGACGAAGAAGCTAGACTGAAACGAGAGGCAGAAGCGGCAGTGGCCAAAGCGAAAGCGGACGAAGAAGCTAGACTGAAACGTGAGGCAGAAGCGGCAGCGGCCAAAGCGAAAGCAGACGAAGAAGCTAGACTGAAACGTGAGGCAGAAGCGGCAGCAGCCAAGGACAAAGCAGACGAAGAAGCTAGACTGAAACGAGAAGCAGAAGCGGCAGCAGCCAAGGCCAAAGCAGACGAAGAAGCTAGACTAAAACGTGAGGCAGAAGCGGCAGCGGCCAAGGCCAAAGCAGACGAAGAAGCTAGGCTTAAACGTGAGGCAGAAGCGGCAGCAGCCAAAGCGAAAGCAGACGAAGAAGCTAGACTAAAACGAGAGGCAGAAGCGGCAGCAGCCAAGGCGAAAGCAGACGAAGAAGCTAGACTGAAACGAGAGGCAGAAGCGGCAGCGGCCAAGGCCAAAGCGGACGAAGAAGCTAGATTGAAACGTGAGGCAGAAGCGGCAGCGGCCAAAGCGAAAGCAGACGAAGAAGCTAGACTGAAACGTGAGGCAGAAGCGGCAGCAGCCAAGGCCAAAGCAGACGAAGAAGCTAGACTAAAACGAGAAGCAGAAGCGGCAGCAGCCAAAGCGAAAGCGGACGAAGAAGCTAGATTGAAACGAGAGGCAGAAGCGGCAGCAGCCAAAGCGAAAGCGGACGAAGAAGCTAGACTGAAACAAGAAGCAGAAGCGGCAGCGGCCAAGGCGAAAGCAGAGGAAGAAGCTAAAGCAGCAGCACCAACACCAGTTGACGATATTACTAAATCGATGAATGATTTATTAACAAAGCTAGATGAAACGGTAGCTAGTAGAGATAAAGATCTTAAAGATTTAAAAGAAGAAAATGATTTAGGTGAAAAAGGAATTTTCACAGCGCCGAAACCTTTTAAAAGTATAACAGCAGAAAATGCGGCACTAGAATCCTTGAAGTCAGAACTTGATGGTGTTATAAACACCCGAAATGAAAAAATTACAGAACTAGAAAAATCATATAGAGGTTCAATCAACCCTGCTGATTTAAAAATGCTGGAAAGATTGAAATTAGAGCAAGCGCAAGCATTGAAGTCTAGAGAAAATTTAATGGGAACATTAGAAAAAATTAAAGTAGCTACAGAAATAGAGAGAAAACGAAGAATTAAGCGAGCAGCTTACGATAATGCGGATGATAGATATTCTAAGGATATGGCAACATTAAATAGAATTAAGCAAAATACTCCTGTAAGTTCAGTACCTCTTAAAGAAGAAGATTTTGATTTTGGTGAAAAACAGAGTGGTAATATACGGATTGTAAAAGATGTTAAAAATGTAGAGAGTGGTTATTATTTAGTGATTGCTGTACATGATAATGTTGATAAAAGAGATGAATTTGTGAAGAAAACAGTATCTGCTGGACAATCAAACGTAAACTTCTTCTACGATGAAAACACTAGTAAATATTTCATTTATTATGAACAGTATAGTAGTGTAGAACAAGCAACAAGAGCTTTACAATCTAAAGGAGATAAGCCATATAATGGAGAAATGTCTATGGTTAAAATAGAAAATTAA